A window from Littorina saxatilis isolate snail1 linkage group LG9, US_GU_Lsax_2.0, whole genome shotgun sequence encodes these proteins:
- the LOC138977019 gene encoding polycystin-1-like protein 3, producing the protein MSRVSDTPLPSDEPLQYVSATPLASDEPLQYVSDTPLASDEPLQCVSDTPLASDEPLQYVSDTPLASDEPLQYVSDTPLASDEPLQCVSDTPLASDEPLQSVSDTPLASDEPLQCVSDTPLASDEPLQYVSDTSLASDEPLQCVSDTPLASDEPLQYVSNTPLASDEPLQCVSDTPLASDEPLQCVSDTPLASDEPLQYVSDCHEVVCM; encoded by the coding sequence atgagccgtgtgtccgacacacccctccctAGTGATGAGCCCCTGCAATATGTGTCCgccacacccctcgctagtgatgagCCCCTGCAatatgtgtccgacacacccctcgctagtgatgagcccctccaatgtgtgtccgacacacccctcgctagtgatgagCCCCTGCAatatgtgtccgacacacccctcgctagtgatgagCCCCTGCAatatgtgtccgacacacccctcgctagtgatgagCCCCTgcaatgtgtgtccgacacacccctcgctagtgatgagCCCCTGCAaagtgtgtccgacacacccctcgctagtgatgagCCCCTgcaatgtgtgtccgacacacccctcgctagtgatgagCCCCTGCAATATGTGTCcgacacatccctcgctagtgatgaGCCCCTgcaatgtgtgtccgacacacccctcgctagtgatgagCCCCTGCAATATGTGTccaacacacccctcgctagtgatgagCCTCTgcaatgtgtgtccgacacacccctcgctagtgatgagCCCCTgcaatgtgtgtccgacacacccctcgctagtgatgagCCCCTGCAATATGTGTCCGactgtcacgaagtggtttgcatgtga
- the LOC138977020 gene encoding tripartite motif-containing protein 54-like yields the protein MATGGDPAHEERREALTCSLCLEIYTSPKLLPCSHSFCVKCLQDLTTHLKSKTFPCPQCREQVTVPQGGVGSFQNNFYLNPQDLDKARDGTLCLTHSNQELDLYCEDCKLAVCLKCVLTKHKLHSTKDLSEAASEAKSELKLSQARLQEALSYVIDEVTSEKKELKDVQDKKAALQEAIKNKHATLVALANKVRDVSLASLDTVSGEIESQVSKELDIKQNNLDELSLLQQQTQQAIDSGTSCKLLTVAKEMREGRGSPQAVKNLTSAKRSNVWRPGLNREVAEDAIEQSITKFFGSVQKLRMKAVTPEVTAKEMFSCGDGDDTEVFSLCPLDKDTVWMSFARRKAKDDAPCEKFDIKGASLGTQINGFGKQTYKCRGRSIGMSTTMKKGDLMQTFEKSQKRTIFKLNNHSAKEAVIKSVKVTSEDPFKVEHTLLFSIKVGTHRAFDVDSSEQLFAVLEEAQSPGGQRKVLLYRRDQHTPVSTYTPPTAYCQPSDVCFYRLGGREVLLVADQGTDSVHVLHVKGDELKFDRYLAPGCPLLVQPTALNTDTQGRLWVACRGGDILTFTPIA from the coding sequence ATGGCAACAGGCGGAGACCCCGCTCACGAGGAGAGAAGGGAAGCTCTGACATGTTCTCTTTGTCTGGAGATCTACACCTCTCCAAAGCTGCTCCCCTGCTCTCACTCTTTCTGCGTCAAGTGTCTGCAGGACTTAACGACACACCTTAAATCCAAGACCTTCCCCTGTCCTCAATGTCGAGAGCAGGTTACAGTCCCTCAGGGGGGAGTGGGCAGCTTCCAGAACAACTTCTACCTCAATCCTCAAGACCTGGACAAAGCACGGGATGGAACTTTGTGTCTGACCCATTCCAACCAGGAACTGGATCTGTACTGTGAAGACTGCAAGCTAGCGGTATGTCTGAAGTGCGTGCTGACCAAACACAAACTGCACAGCACCAAGGATCTGTCAGAGGCAGCCAGCGAAGCCAAGAGTGAGCTGAAACTGAGCCAGGCTCGACTGCAAGAAGCGTTGTCCTACGTGATTGACGAAGTGACGTCAGAGAAGAAAGAGCTGAAAGATGTGCAGGACAAGAAGGCAGCACTACAGGAAGCCATTAAAAATAAGCACGCCACTCTCGTTGCCTTGGCCAACAAGGTCCGCGATGTCTCACTGGCTTCCCTCGACACGGTCAGTGGAGAGATTGAGAGTCAAGTCAGCAAGGAGCTGGACATCAAGCAGAACAACCTGGATGAACTGAGTCTACTGCAACAacagacacagcaagccatcgACAGCGGCACCAGCTGTAAACTGCTCACTGTTGCCAAGGAGATGAGAGAGGGGCGGGGCAGTCCCCAGGCTGTGAAGAACCTGACGTCAGCAAAGAGAAGCAACGTCTGGCGACCAGGGCTGAACCGTGAAGTGGCGGAAGATGCCATCGAACAATCTATTACAAAGTTCTTCGGCAGTGTCCAGAAATTAAGGATGAAAGCAGTGACGCCCGAGGTTACGGCGAAAGAGATGTTTTCGTGTGGAGACGGGGATGACACTGAAGTGTTCAGTCTGTGTCCCCTTGATAAAGACACTGTGTGGATGTCGTTTGCACGACGTAAGGCAAAGGACGATGCACCATGCGAAAAATTTGACATAAAAGGAGCCAGTTTAGGGACACAGATAAATGGCTTTGGAAAACAGACGTATAAATGTCGAGGTCGATCAATTGGTATGTCGACGACAATGAAAAAAGGAGATTTGATGCAAACGTTCGAAAAGTCACAGAAGAGAACAATCTTTAAACTAAACAATCATTCAGCTAAAGAAGCTGTCATCAAATCAGTCAAAGTAACATCAGAAGACCCATTTAAAGTAGAACACACACTACTCTTCAGCATCAAGGTTGGAACTCACCGTGCGTTCGACGTGGACAGCAGCGAGCAGCTGTTTGCTGTACTGGAGGAGGCTCAGTCACCTGGCGGTCAGCGTAAAGTCCTCCTGTACCGCCGTGACCAGCACACTCCCGTGTCCACCTACACTCCTCCCACCGCCTACTGTCAGCCGTCCGACGTGTGTTTCTACAGGCTGGGGGGCAGGGAGGTCCTGCTGGTGGCTGACCAAGGCACGGACAGTGTCCACGTGCTGCACGTAAAGGGCGATGAACTCAAGTTTGACCGCTACCTGGCCCCGGGCTGTCCCCTCTTGGTGCAACCCACAGCTCTCAACACGGACACTCAGGGTCGCCTGTGGGTGGCCTGTAGAGGGGGCGACATCCTCACCTTCACTCCCATCGCGTGA